The following coding sequences lie in one uncultured Mailhella sp. genomic window:
- a CDS encoding PD-(D/E)XK nuclease family protein — protein MHVILGRHMDGHAWPGALEAAEAEGRAVSGVHVTGEAGFLSLLEEKLGLPARIVHGSRRIAVVQQLLRQRTAACPDAFYTRAFEADAWNTARRVLAMRDELKMAGALEDVALSSERERATPVRLAEFFRLEALLGRASTPGMADRFQRVLQAVDAWGIDGVSRVSLAHPLCCWSAPWKRLFSLLKKNGVEIEEPASPAEFAENRLGAAAALLAGALPKQTAFGADDDSLMILQADFTTEAAEALASTLARHRHAGDLGRVVMIRADESVELDGALRRCGLPDTGACLRAQGRAFEQILPLYLRLHLFPFDPETLRQFLLLPASPVPKFWAGRFLDALKASESELAWEQEPKSWPGPWRKLWDEAEKLGGGEEKRLRAAFGWIVPEGGAAKDMVDPQKARLLAQRLGKWAAQAGRDDKDSELHMTAELCARLGETVADMREEMSAPEWDKVIDAALGEGEKRRKASRGMLWTVLDEPGQLWGEADTVIWWNAVDEGTAPRESVVWSREERAWLETRGFALSDVEAERRFQEEGASCPFFFARRLIMVTPRFRHGEETAPHPLKLRLDAVAERLGIRSPFPEPVSAAEVLAGSDRQKENSDTPKENVDERFGGFWRQEREKLPQPEAALPETDRKRHLQMPERLSPSTLETLLACPLRWYLQYVLHLSDDEESLLPDAVVKGNMAHEAAEQVFREGATPDEETLLALLQKQARVRGARMAHPGRIGELRGMAAALHRALRRFIAVADREGYRFHSAEQTAQAKFQDVLLRGRYDLAFARAGEASPSLIVDMKWSRRSAYRKSVDEGMAVQLAAYQYLLKHGAENGEGAADVRDAWYVLLPQAGIVRVGDSATEPDLEKQWDKVAEELEATLSAMREGVLAVHEEQKQDSTCTYCAFRFLCGRRDGVNRGAAEEEASV, from the coding sequence ATGCATGTGATACTCGGCCGTCATATGGACGGTCATGCGTGGCCGGGGGCCCTGGAGGCGGCGGAAGCAGAAGGCAGGGCCGTTTCCGGCGTTCATGTGACGGGGGAAGCGGGCTTTTTGTCTCTTCTGGAAGAAAAGCTGGGGCTTCCTGCGCGCATTGTTCACGGAAGCCGCCGCATTGCCGTTGTGCAGCAGCTGCTCCGCCAGCGGACGGCGGCGTGTCCCGACGCATTTTATACGCGGGCGTTTGAAGCCGACGCATGGAATACGGCAAGGCGCGTTCTTGCCATGCGCGACGAGCTGAAGATGGCGGGCGCACTCGAAGATGTGGCGCTTTCGTCGGAGCGCGAAAGAGCGACGCCTGTGCGGCTTGCGGAGTTTTTTCGTCTGGAAGCGCTGCTGGGGCGTGCCAGCACTCCGGGCATGGCGGATCGCTTTCAGCGGGTGCTGCAGGCCGTGGATGCCTGGGGCATCGACGGCGTGTCGCGCGTGAGTCTTGCTCATCCCTTGTGCTGCTGGAGCGCGCCGTGGAAGCGTTTGTTTTCTCTTTTGAAGAAGAACGGCGTGGAGATCGAGGAACCGGCGAGCCCCGCGGAGTTTGCGGAAAACCGTCTCGGCGCGGCGGCTGCGCTGCTTGCCGGAGCATTGCCGAAGCAGACGGCGTTCGGAGCTGACGACGATTCCCTGATGATTCTGCAGGCGGATTTCACGACGGAAGCGGCCGAAGCGCTGGCCTCGACGTTGGCCCGGCATCGACATGCGGGGGATCTCGGCCGCGTCGTGATGATCCGGGCGGATGAGAGCGTCGAGCTTGACGGCGCGCTGCGTCGCTGCGGCCTGCCGGATACGGGCGCGTGTCTTCGTGCGCAGGGGAGGGCGTTCGAGCAGATTCTGCCTTTGTATCTGCGTCTGCATCTTTTTCCCTTTGATCCGGAAACATTGCGGCAGTTTCTGCTGCTGCCCGCAAGTCCGGTGCCGAAGTTCTGGGCCGGGCGCTTTTTGGACGCGTTGAAGGCGTCGGAGAGCGAGCTCGCCTGGGAGCAGGAGCCGAAGTCGTGGCCGGGGCCGTGGCGGAAGCTTTGGGACGAAGCGGAAAAGCTCGGAGGCGGGGAGGAAAAACGCCTGAGGGCGGCGTTCGGCTGGATCGTGCCCGAAGGCGGCGCGGCAAAGGACATGGTCGATCCGCAGAAGGCCCGTCTTCTGGCGCAGCGTCTGGGAAAGTGGGCCGCACAGGCGGGCCGGGACGACAAAGACTCGGAGCTGCACATGACGGCGGAACTTTGCGCGCGCCTCGGTGAGACGGTGGCCGACATGCGGGAAGAGATGTCCGCGCCGGAATGGGACAAGGTGATCGACGCCGCGCTCGGCGAGGGGGAAAAGAGGCGTAAAGCGTCTCGGGGCATGCTCTGGACCGTGCTGGACGAGCCTGGTCAGCTCTGGGGCGAGGCAGATACCGTGATATGGTGGAACGCCGTGGACGAAGGCACCGCGCCGCGCGAATCCGTTGTCTGGAGTCGGGAGGAGCGGGCATGGCTGGAGACGCGGGGCTTTGCGCTTTCCGACGTGGAGGCCGAACGTCGCTTTCAGGAGGAAGGCGCAAGTTGTCCGTTCTTTTTCGCGCGCCGTCTCATCATGGTGACGCCGCGTTTTCGTCATGGGGAAGAGACGGCGCCGCATCCTTTGAAGCTGCGGCTTGACGCCGTGGCCGAAAGGCTCGGTATCCGTTCGCCGTTCCCCGAGCCGGTGTCGGCCGCAGAGGTGCTGGCAGGTTCGGACAGGCAGAAAGAAAATTCGGATACGCCGAAAGAAAATGTGGACGAGCGCTTCGGCGGATTCTGGCGTCAGGAGCGGGAGAAGCTTCCACAGCCGGAAGCTGCTCTGCCGGAAACGGACCGGAAGCGACATTTGCAGATGCCGGAGCGTCTTTCTCCCTCCACGCTGGAGACGCTGCTGGCCTGCCCCCTGCGCTGGTATCTGCAATATGTGCTGCATCTCTCCGACGATGAAGAGTCGCTGCTCCCGGATGCCGTGGTCAAGGGGAACATGGCGCACGAGGCGGCGGAGCAGGTATTCCGGGAGGGCGCGACGCCCGACGAAGAAACGCTGCTTGCTCTGCTGCAGAAGCAGGCGAGGGTGCGCGGGGCCCGGATGGCGCATCCGGGCAGAATCGGCGAACTGAGGGGCATGGCCGCGGCGCTTCATCGCGCGTTGCGCCGCTTCATCGCCGTTGCCGACAGGGAGGGCTATCGTTTTCACAGTGCCGAGCAGACGGCGCAGGCAAAATTTCAGGACGTGCTTCTTCGCGGAAGATACGATCTGGCCTTCGCCCGGGCGGGGGAAGCGTCGCCTTCGCTGATTGTGGACATGAAGTGGTCGCGCCGGTCGGCGTATCGGAAAAGCGTGGACGAAGGCATGGCGGTGCAGCTTGCGGCGTATCAGTATCTTTTGAAGCACGGTGCGGAAAACGGGGAAGGCGCGGCCGACGTGAGGGACGCGTGGTATGTGCTGCTTCCTCAGGCGGGCATTGTCCGCGTGGGGGATTCCGCGACGGAGCCGGATCTTGAAAAGCAGTGGGACAAGGTGGCCGAGGAGCTGGAGGCAACACTTTCGGCCATGCGCGAAGGGGTGCTTGCCGTTCATGAGGAACAGAAGCAGGATTCGACCTGCACGTATTGCGCGTTCCGCTTTCTGTGCGGACGCCGGGACGGCGTGAACCGCGGCGCGGCGGAAGAGGAGGCGTCGGTATGA